A single region of the Streptomyces virginiae genome encodes:
- a CDS encoding MDR family NADP-dependent oxidoreductase: MTTALPRTTREVRLAAVPEGLPAPEHLTVVTTRLPEPGPGQLLVRNRHFLVFPGLRTLIGADAEDLPLPALHPGDTLFGPAVGEVLAAPADSALRPGDCVLHMLGWREYALVAAADCTALDGTLPDPVAHLSPGSAAYGALTRLAEVRAGDTVLVTGAAGAVGSLAGQIARLLGAGRVIGSTGSPEKAERLLSELGYDAVVLRGSGSFADELAHAAPEGIDVLVDTVAGEQLAAALGAARQGARFALVGALSGQMAPGRSGGSAPVTIDAFRLLLKGVSVRGYSGADHPDVAAEWTARFGDWLRAGQISYPHTRIAGLDHAPRALREMIEGRHFGAVVVEL, translated from the coding sequence ATGACCACGGCCCTGCCCCGCACCACCCGCGAAGTCCGCCTCGCCGCGGTCCCCGAGGGACTGCCCGCCCCGGAACACCTCACGGTCGTCACCACCCGGCTGCCCGAGCCCGGTCCCGGGCAACTCCTCGTCCGGAACCGCCACTTCCTGGTCTTCCCAGGGCTGCGCACCCTCATCGGCGCCGACGCGGAGGATCTACCCCTTCCGGCGTTGCACCCCGGGGACACCCTGTTCGGCCCCGCCGTGGGCGAGGTGCTGGCCGCCCCGGCCGACAGCGCGCTGCGCCCCGGCGACTGCGTCCTCCACATGCTCGGCTGGCGGGAGTACGCCCTGGTGGCCGCGGCCGACTGCACGGCCCTGGACGGCACCCTGCCGGATCCGGTCGCGCACCTCTCCCCGGGATCGGCCGCCTACGGAGCCCTGACCCGCCTTGCCGAAGTCCGCGCGGGCGACACCGTCCTCGTCACCGGAGCGGCCGGAGCCGTGGGTTCCCTGGCCGGGCAGATCGCACGTCTCCTGGGCGCCGGCCGGGTGATCGGCAGCACCGGTTCGCCGGAGAAGGCAGAACGACTGCTCTCCGAACTCGGCTACGACGCCGTCGTACTGCGCGGATCCGGTTCCTTCGCGGACGAGCTCGCACACGCCGCGCCCGAGGGCATCGACGTCCTCGTGGACACCGTCGCCGGCGAGCAACTGGCCGCGGCGCTCGGCGCGGCCCGCCAGGGCGCGCGCTTCGCCCTGGTCGGAGCCCTGTCGGGACAGATGGCGCCGGGGCGGTCCGGCGGCAGCGCCCCGGTGACCATCGACGCCTTCCGCCTGCTGCTCAAGGGCGTTTCGGTGCGCGGCTACAGCGGCGCGGACCACCCCGACGTGGCGGCGGAGTGGACCGCCCGCTTCGGGGACTGGCTGCGCGCCGGGCAGATCAGCTACCCGCACACCCGGATCGCCGGCCTCGACCACGCACCGCGGGCGTTGCGGGAGATGATCGAAGGCAGGCACTTCGGGGCCGTGGTCGTGGAACTGTAG
- a CDS encoding MerR family transcriptional regulator — protein sequence MRIGDAAVAAGTTPRALRFYEERGLLPPPVRTASGQREYGAGEIARVRVIRDLLALGLTIEDLRGCADRLHLLEQDPPPLCGGGAPGAPVPGIVGDRLAALDAEIARLAALRANLARRAAGDERCPPLSG from the coding sequence ATGCGGATCGGCGACGCGGCGGTGGCCGCCGGAACCACACCGAGGGCGCTGCGGTTCTACGAGGAACGCGGACTCCTGCCGCCGCCCGTCCGCACCGCGTCGGGTCAACGCGAGTACGGGGCGGGGGAGATCGCACGCGTCCGCGTCATCCGCGACCTGCTGGCCCTCGGGCTCACGATCGAGGACCTGCGCGGCTGCGCCGACCGCCTGCACCTGCTCGAACAGGACCCCCCGCCCCTATGCGGCGGGGGCGCTCCCGGCGCGCCCGTACCCGGGATCGTCGGCGACCGGCTCGCCGCCCTCGACGCGGAGATCGCCCGGCTGGCGGCACTGCGCGCGAACCTCGCACGGCGAGCCGCCGGGGACGAGCGGTGCCCACCCCTCAGCGGGTGA
- a CDS encoding cytochrome P450 — translation MDARSEPPTSRRSGTGRPLPEADADCVERWRAHQGELVDLLTRVRERLGGVAAFRIGPRPTVLVTAPDAVQHVLALHPDRYVKRSHRARLLIGDGVLAATGEAWKTQRKLLQSQFTGRGMRRYEERIVGAARTTAARWADHARTGRTFDLGEEMRRFALDTIWRALTGHPLDDTTAHELTSVATVVAALPSLPADQVDARDAVADDLARIDEVARRAVAAARDGSPGPDGPGLLQVLVDASAERPEYTDRLVRDELVTLLVAGHETTATTLTWLYLLLDRHPAAREEALAAGREGSPERREAIQALVGETLRLYPSAWILPRHAPEAEVLAGYRVEAGTDLLVCPYLTHRDPELWPDPEHFDPRRFTVAGGRPTRPGAYLPFGIGPRACLGQQFALRESVALLELLLPAHVPYFRAVPTRAAYSITVRPDGPTPVTLTR, via the coding sequence ATCGACGCCAGGAGCGAGCCACCCACCTCGCGGCGGTCCGGGACGGGTCGGCCGCTCCCCGAGGCCGATGCCGACTGTGTGGAGCGGTGGCGCGCCCACCAAGGCGAACTGGTCGACCTGTTGACGCGGGTACGGGAGCGGCTCGGCGGGGTCGCCGCGTTCCGCATCGGGCCGCGGCCCACCGTGCTGGTCACCGCGCCCGACGCTGTGCAGCACGTCCTCGCCCTGCACCCCGACCGGTACGTCAAGCGCTCCCACCGCGCCCGTCTGCTCATCGGTGACGGGGTGCTCGCCGCGACCGGCGAGGCCTGGAAGACCCAACGGAAGCTGCTGCAGTCGCAGTTCACCGGACGAGGGATGCGCCGCTACGAGGAGCGGATCGTCGGGGCGGCCCGGACCACGGCCGCACGCTGGGCCGACCACGCGCGCACCGGGCGGACCTTCGACCTGGGTGAGGAGATGCGCCGCTTCGCCCTCGACACCATCTGGCGGGCGCTCACCGGGCACCCGCTCGACGACACCACGGCGCACGAACTGACCTCCGTGGCCACCGTGGTGGCCGCGCTGCCGAGTCTGCCCGCCGACCAGGTGGACGCCCGGGACGCCGTCGCCGACGACTTGGCCCGGATCGACGAGGTCGCCCGACGGGCGGTGGCCGCGGCCCGGGACGGCTCCCCCGGCCCCGACGGGCCGGGGCTGCTCCAGGTACTGGTCGACGCCTCGGCCGAGCGCCCCGAGTACACCGACCGGCTGGTGCGGGACGAGCTCGTCACCCTGCTGGTCGCCGGCCACGAGACCACCGCGACCACCCTGACCTGGCTTTATCTGCTCCTCGACCGTCACCCGGCGGCCCGTGAGGAGGCGCTCGCGGCCGGTCGCGAGGGCTCACCGGAGCGACGCGAAGCCATCCAGGCGCTGGTCGGCGAGACGCTCCGGCTCTACCCGTCCGCGTGGATCCTGCCCCGGCACGCCCCCGAGGCCGAGGTCCTGGCGGGCTACCGCGTCGAGGCGGGCACGGATCTGCTGGTCTGCCCCTACCTCACCCATCGGGATCCCGAACTGTGGCCGGATCCCGAGCACTTCGACCCTCGGCGCTTCACCGTTGCAGGCGGCCGTCCCACCCGGCCCGGCGCCTACCTGCCGTTCGGCATCGGCCCCCGCGCCTGCCTCGGCCAGCAGTTCGCCCTGCGGGAGTCGGTCGCCCTCCTCGAACTCCTGCTGCCCGCGCATGTCCCGTACTTCCGGGCCGTGCCCACCCGGGCGGCGTACAGCATCACCGTGCGCCCCGACGGCCCGACGCCGGTCACCCTCACCCGCTGA
- a CDS encoding SpoIIE family protein phosphatase, whose product MHEEMPLDDLISSAAQDAGGWLGALPVALVATSNDGMIVRWNHGAQQLLGYAPPEVLGRHISDLLHPGADRSLGRSLWETAATGRGVMGTVTAWHSKGHPLELEIWACPVPDRRHGASAVLVFAADAHAARRIRGSSAVWDGLFARSPVGIGVLDTQLRFLQVNPALEAMNGLAESAHVGRRLAELLPEVNADQMEEAMRQVLDTGEPVLDRRRTGRTPADPDHDHVWSCSYVRVEDPGGRPIGVIASLLDITAQQRDHTEAEAGRRRLALLSEASSRIGASLDLERTAQELADLAVPHLASAVTVDVLDSLARGIEPGTGLAGGVALRRLGKAPLTGSTVTQALAPLGRTLIFPSTAPYTQALAARQSFLIAHLDERTVAPAARHSPKPAQLLELGVHSFMMTPLIARDMVLGVATFYRTGRTGPFGSDDVTLATELAARAAISIDNARLYHHEHETAVVLQRSMLPQHVTPPPGIEIAHRYLPASDVNEVGGDWYDVLPLSGGRAALLIGDVMGHGIAAAAVMGRLSATVRALGRLDMPPTALLHQLEAALADLSDPMLATFLYVVCDPATGHCSVTRAGHPPPAVVQPDGTVYLVKTPPGVPLGVGGISFTTTDIDVPPGSTLVLYTDGLIEARRRDIDERLAELTGLLAAPQQSLDHLCDSLIAHLVPASADDDIALLAARIGASDHPPPM is encoded by the coding sequence ATGCATGAGGAGATGCCGCTCGACGATCTGATCAGCAGCGCCGCCCAGGACGCCGGAGGCTGGCTGGGCGCCCTGCCGGTCGCCCTCGTGGCCACCAGCAACGACGGGATGATCGTGCGCTGGAACCACGGCGCCCAGCAGCTCCTCGGCTACGCCCCGCCCGAGGTGCTGGGGCGGCACATCTCCGACCTCCTCCATCCGGGAGCCGACCGCAGCCTGGGCCGGTCCTTGTGGGAGACGGCCGCCACCGGGCGCGGGGTCATGGGTACGGTCACCGCCTGGCACAGCAAGGGTCACCCCCTGGAGCTGGAGATCTGGGCCTGCCCGGTCCCGGACCGCCGCCACGGCGCCTCGGCCGTGCTGGTCTTCGCCGCGGACGCGCACGCGGCCCGCCGTATCCGCGGGTCCTCGGCCGTCTGGGACGGGCTGTTCGCCCGCTCGCCGGTCGGCATCGGGGTCCTCGACACGCAGCTGCGCTTCCTCCAGGTCAATCCGGCCCTCGAAGCGATGAACGGGCTCGCGGAGTCCGCCCATGTCGGGCGGCGGCTGGCCGAGTTGCTGCCCGAGGTGAACGCCGACCAGATGGAGGAGGCGATGCGCCAGGTCCTGGACACGGGTGAGCCGGTCCTCGACCGGCGTCGCACCGGCCGGACCCCGGCCGACCCGGACCACGACCATGTGTGGTCGTGCTCGTACGTACGCGTCGAGGATCCGGGCGGCCGGCCGATCGGCGTGATCGCCTCGCTCCTCGACATCACCGCGCAGCAGCGGGACCACACCGAGGCCGAGGCGGGCCGGCGCCGTCTCGCCCTGCTCAGCGAGGCGAGCTCCCGGATCGGCGCCAGCCTCGACCTGGAGCGCACGGCGCAGGAGCTCGCCGACCTCGCCGTCCCGCACCTGGCGAGCGCCGTCACGGTCGACGTCCTGGACTCCCTGGCCCGCGGCATCGAGCCGGGCACGGGGCTGGCCGGCGGGGTGGCCCTGCGGCGTCTGGGCAAGGCGCCGCTGACCGGATCCACCGTCACACAGGCCTTGGCACCCTTGGGCCGGACCCTCATCTTCCCCTCGACCGCCCCCTACACCCAGGCCCTGGCGGCCCGTCAGTCGTTCCTGATCGCCCACCTCGACGAACGGACCGTGGCCCCCGCGGCCCGGCACTCCCCCAAACCGGCCCAACTCCTGGAGCTGGGCGTGCACTCGTTCATGATGACCCCGCTCATCGCCCGCGACATGGTCCTCGGCGTCGCCACCTTCTACCGCACCGGACGCACCGGCCCCTTCGGGTCGGACGACGTCACCCTCGCCACCGAACTGGCGGCCCGCGCCGCCATCAGCATCGACAACGCGCGGCTCTACCACCACGAGCACGAGACCGCGGTCGTCCTGCAGCGCAGCATGCTCCCGCAGCACGTCACCCCGCCGCCGGGGATCGAGATCGCCCACCGCTACCTGCCGGCCAGCGACGTGAACGAGGTCGGCGGTGACTGGTACGACGTCCTGCCCCTCAGCGGTGGCCGGGCCGCGCTCCTCATCGGCGACGTCATGGGCCACGGCATCGCGGCCGCCGCCGTGATGGGACGGCTCTCCGCGACCGTCCGCGCGCTCGGCCGCCTCGACATGCCTCCCACCGCCCTGCTGCACCAGCTCGAAGCCGCCCTCGCCGACCTGTCCGACCCGATGCTCGCGACGTTCCTCTACGTGGTCTGCGATCCCGCCACCGGCCACTGCTCGGTCACGCGCGCCGGGCATCCGCCCCCGGCCGTGGTCCAGCCCGACGGCACCGTGTACCTCGTCAAGACCCCACCGGGCGTCCCGCTCGGCGTCGGCGGCATCTCCTTCACCACCACCGACATCGACGTGCCGCCCGGCAGCACCCTCGTCCTGTACACCGACGGGCTCATCGAGGCGCGCAGGCGCGACATCGACGAACGGCTGGCCGAGCTCACCGGCCTGCTCGCCGCGCCCCAGCAGTCGCTCGACCATCTCTGCGACTCCCTCATCGCGCATCTGGTGCCCGCCTCCGCCGACGACGACATCGCCCTTCTCGCGGCCCGTATCGGCGCCTCCGACCACCCACCACCCATGTGA
- a CDS encoding LCP family protein: MRRTAVALTLLTALSCGSFVGSQAVSAASASTGGGSGGGAGRGTNILVVGIDSRAGLSAAEKRRLHVGGKGCNCTDVMMLVHLSQNRRRASIVSIPRDSYVEYASTTATATAPARSGKINGAYAVGGGPLTVATVEKATGLHIDHYLETGFTGFEQTVNNLGGATVCTDKPLKDENSGLDIGAGRHLSDGDRALRYVRARHVNLRPGDLGRVRRQQRVVNDLLARLTAEGALRGPISTARTVRTLLKTVRTDERTGLDDLVRIGWALGHLRADRTEFATVPIRLFDHRVPGVGSTLVWDEARSAALWEALGADRPITGDTRIQPVAENPAPTDPARFAVRVDDADVAAALRGGGFVVTDTSATAPAQRPAGPPVIRHATGQEDNAATVAAALPGARVQADPTLDAVVEVTVGARPVQVEAVTFDRNVADGAPVTADRLRCAEAPAAAGAARPGSAVEPSGRR, from the coding sequence TTGCGTCGTACCGCTGTCGCCCTGACCCTGCTGACGGCCCTCTCCTGCGGTTCCTTCGTGGGATCGCAGGCCGTCTCGGCCGCGAGTGCGTCCACCGGTGGTGGCAGCGGCGGTGGCGCCGGCCGGGGCACCAACATCCTGGTCGTCGGCATCGACAGCCGCGCCGGGCTCTCCGCGGCCGAGAAGCGGCGGCTCCACGTGGGCGGCAAGGGGTGCAACTGCACCGACGTGATGATGCTCGTCCACCTCTCCCAGAACCGGCGGCGCGCGAGCATCGTCTCCATCCCCCGCGATTCCTACGTCGAGTACGCGAGCACGACCGCCACCGCCACCGCCCCCGCCCGCAGCGGCAAGATCAACGGTGCCTACGCGGTCGGTGGTGGCCCCCTGACCGTGGCTACCGTGGAGAAGGCCACCGGACTCCACATCGACCACTACCTCGAAACCGGTTTCACGGGCTTCGAGCAGACCGTGAACAACCTCGGCGGCGCCACCGTGTGCACCGACAAGCCGCTCAAGGACGAGAACTCCGGGCTCGACATCGGCGCCGGCCGGCACCTCTCCGACGGCGACCGCGCACTGCGCTACGTCCGGGCCCGGCACGTCAACCTCCGGCCCGGCGACCTCGGCCGGGTCCGCCGCCAGCAGCGCGTGGTCAACGACCTGCTGGCCCGGCTCACCGCGGAGGGTGCCCTCCGCGGCCCCATCAGTACGGCGCGGACCGTACGCACCCTGCTGAAGACCGTGCGCACCGACGAGCGCACCGGCCTGGACGACCTGGTCCGCATCGGCTGGGCCCTCGGTCACCTCCGCGCGGACCGGACGGAGTTCGCGACCGTGCCCATCCGGCTCTTCGACCACCGCGTCCCGGGCGTGGGCTCCACCCTGGTCTGGGACGAGGCCCGCTCCGCCGCCCTGTGGGAGGCGCTCGGCGCGGACCGCCCGATCACGGGCGACACCCGGATCCAGCCCGTCGCGGAGAATCCGGCCCCGACCGACCCGGCCCGGTTCGCCGTCCGCGTGGACGACGCCGATGTCGCCGCCGCCCTGCGCGGAGGCGGGTTCGTCGTCACCGACACCTCGGCGACCGCGCCGGCCCAGCGCCCGGCGGGCCCGCCGGTCATCCGCCACGCCACCGGCCAGGAGGACAACGCGGCGACCGTCGCGGCCGCGCTGCCCGGCGCCCGCGTGCAGGCCGACCCGACGCTCGACGCGGTCGTCGAGGTCACCGTCGGCGCACGGCCCGTCCAGGTCGAGGCCGTCACCTTCGACCGCAACGTGGCCGACGGCGCGCCCGTGACCGCCGACCGCCTCCGCTGCGCCGAAGCCCCGGCCGCGGCCGGCGCCGCACGGCCGGGGAGCGCCGTGGAGCCATCCGGGCGACGATGA
- a CDS encoding VOC family protein — translation MNWTLEVVPVPVTDMDRAKSFYADQVGFGVDLDDEVSPGVRIIQMTPPGSRCSIAMLQGMPEVPGGRVMAPGTLHGLQLCVTDIEAAREELVARGVDVSPVQNLGASGWQEGKGGTWNSFMTFVDPDGNSWVVQEAPSELSER, via the coding sequence ATGAACTGGACGCTCGAAGTCGTCCCCGTCCCTGTCACCGACATGGATCGCGCGAAGAGTTTCTACGCCGACCAGGTCGGCTTCGGCGTCGACCTCGACGACGAGGTCTCCCCCGGCGTGCGCATCATCCAGATGACCCCGCCCGGTTCCCGGTGTTCCATCGCCATGCTCCAGGGCATGCCCGAGGTGCCCGGGGGCCGGGTCATGGCGCCCGGCACCCTGCACGGCCTTCAGCTGTGCGTCACGGACATCGAGGCGGCCCGGGAGGAGCTGGTGGCCCGGGGCGTGGACGTGTCGCCCGTGCAGAACCTGGGCGCGTCGGGCTGGCAGGAGGGCAAGGGCGGTACCTGGAACTCCTTCATGACCTTCGTCGACCCGGACGGCAACAGCTGGGTCGTCCAGGAGGCTCCCTCGGAGCTGTCCGAGCGCTGA